The sequence gctgcttttctcttgaaacCCCAAAAGTCTATAGCCTTATCTCTGTTTACTCTCTGGCTCAAccttaagctcagtaacccattAACTCCATTGTAGCAACCAACAGTTGCAGCAACACTATTATGGCTTCAGATGGGCGGTCCCGAGGTCTTCATCATCCAAAATGCAGAAGGGGGAAATGTGAGGTACTAAAtagcaagctgacaaagtccttTCTATTCTAGGGAAGCCGGCAAGACTGGCATTTGATTGAACCAAGGACACTAGAggctttgtaaatgagaaacttatgttcttattttcttgATAAGCAGTTAGTTATGAATCTTCAAGTGCCgtggcagctgaaaatgttctataaatagcttggtACCAGACATAATTAACTTAATCAGTAcgatttgttattttcactggcttataaaaagaaacctaaaataaactaGGATGCCTTACAGGTCAGCATCATGTATGGTCCTCCTGACACCATAAAGTGTGTCTTTTCATTTCCCACTGTCTACCCTTGGGTACTGGTTGACAGCAGGTCCAGCCACGGTGACCTCTTTAGTATGAGGGAAACTGGTCAGCACCTACTGTAACCTCTGCCCAGACCTACTGTCTGGCCCTGCTTTCTTCTCCAACTAGCGACTCCCTTCCCACACCTTCAAGAACCAAGTCAAATGCTAACTCCTCCTCCATGAAGGCTCCTGACTCTGTCTTCCATTCTcaaagctctatttttttttttttttagtttatggtTAACCTCTCTGTAAGTGCTTTCCACACACTGAGACCCTCCTGACATAAATACACTACTCACTTTGTGTCTCCATTGTCAGCCACTGCTCCAAGACCAAAGGCAACAATCAagataaattgaaagaaaacaaatgaatgaatattgccttaatttttaatttggacGTCTTTTGTTTAGAAGCAGTTTTAAAATTCCCTCCATTTAAAACACATCATTTTTGTTATGTGAAAGGTAGTATCCACACACTATGGAACAccaaaaatcaagaagaaaattaaaataaactgtatCTTTGCTACTCGAAGATAACTACAGTTATGCACTGTGAATATAGTTTTACCAAAGTTGGCTTTCAATGGGCTTGTGCAGCTGGGTTTGCCCTCCTGCCCTCTGCTGCTCCCCTAGGAGAACGTGCTCTCCAGGCTGCTGAACCTCCAGCCTGAGAACCTGGTAGAACACAATAACTGCAGACATGAGCCCAGCCCACAGCCTGGAGCCAAGCCCAGGTGACCCACAGTCTGAAAAGAGAGGTTATTGCTTTTCTAAGTTACTGTGATTGGGGAGCTTTGTTATGTACTTTTATACACCGTTACTATGTTGATGCACTAGGTACTGTTACTAAGGTGATACATTAGGTACTGTTACTACGGTGATTCACCAGGTACTGTTACTATGGTGATACATTATTGATACAGTTTTTGTGAAACCCAGGTCCTGGCTTCTGAGACCCTGCTTTCTCCATCTTCTCTAATGGTGTCCTGGCTCCTGTGTTTACAGATCACATTTGCTGGCCTATCTTCTTCACTCCATTATATGCTCTCATTGTCATGGGctttattctttcatcttttctttctcactctccaCTCTCTTCATAGACAATCACATCCACTGTCATAGCTCCTAATAAACCAATGTGCTGGTGACTTCTGAATCTATGTGTTTCTGGACCCTCTCCTGAGCATCAGACCCAAAGCTTATGACTCCTGGGACCCTATCCCCAGATGTCCTTCAGATCTTCAAAAACAACTTGTCCAAAAGAGACCAATTAACTCTGAGCAGTCCCTGCTTCTgagcttcacacacacacacacacacacacacacacacacacgcacgcacacacgcacgcacgcacgcacgcacaccaCTACTCTCCTACTTTCATCCTTCTCTCAATAAATGGCACCATGCAGTCCTTCAGGGACAAAATGTGAGCATCGCTGTAGATCCCCTCATTCCTGTACCACTATGGGCTCTACACGCCACCTCCTCAGCACCGCTCAAAAATCTCTGTCACCATCCTGACTATATTTGCCTTAGTTAAgggcttgaattttttttttctttttttggctgaatTCTTGAAACACTCCTAATAAGCCTCCCTGTTCATAGACTTTCCCTGAGCGATTTCACCCTCCACACCACAGTCACAATGACCTTTGTAAAATGAATATCAGATCAGGTCACTCCTCTGATTATCATTTTTGAAGGTAAGTTCCACTGATCCAGGGAAAAATCCAAAATTAATATTATGACTTAGAGTAGAGAGCCCCCATAATTTACCACTCCAACTAGCACACTTTTGAGATGAAAAAAGTGACTTATTAAAATTACAACATGACAACAGATGTAAACCAGGACTGTTCTGGGCAAATTAGAATGTGAGGTCACCCTGTTCATGAGGCTGCTGTGATCTGGTGCATGCCTATcattctgtctttccttcccttttatacACTTTCCATCCTAATACCAGACCTTCCTGGCTGCTTCTTCCCAAAGAGGCCAGACTATTTTATGTACTCAGCCTCTCCGCTTTGCCTAGAATAGCCTCACACATGATCCTCCCCAGTCTTATCTCCCTCTGTGGAAATCACTTATTCATGTTTCAGACTCAGCTCAAGTCCTTTATTCCCTTTCTGCATCTATCCACAGCAGAGCAGAATAGCCCTCAATTGATGCTGCCCACATTCCCTGGAAGACGGTAACACAGTGGACTCTGATGTGCCACCACGATCCCTTCTCAGGAATGAAAGACTCATTCCCCAGCTGCTGGGACTGTTGCTGCCAAAAGGCTCTCAGCTTCCCCACTTGTCTGAATACTGCCTCGGTCAATCCAAGGTCACCAGCCTTTCCCAGGAAGCCCCCATCCAATGACCCATCAATGCAGGGGTTTAACTGCTAGATCTCCCACCCCAGCTGAGCATGTCTGAAGTTCCTCAGTGTAGGTAAGGCTCTCATTACAACTGGAGATTGTTTTGGttttctccaccttttttttggtctgtcttACCACATTTTTGTCCTCACTATGCCATGTGCATATTTACCTATTCACTAATTttcatctccttttcttccttcatctGCTCTAACCTGGGACGTGTTGGTGGTAGATGACTTTAAGGTTCTGGTCAGAGAGTATATAGAATGAAGAACCAGGATCAGGATGAGACCAGGGGAGACTCTCACCTGGAACCTGGAGGAGTGACAGGAGATTTTGAAGTTTTCCTCTGTGGAGGACAGGCGAGTGAGGTTTTCAGCTGTGTAAGGGATACTTGCACTACATTCAGGCACAGTCTAACATTTCCAGGAGGGTAAATTTTGGTGAAAGGTGTGCATGTTCATGTTGCCAGCCAGAGGATGACTGTAGCAGACATTTGTTCAAAGTTTTGGCTTCCCAGCATATGAGCCCACTTCTAAGGTTGGTGGAATTTCCTACTTTATGGCTTCTGCTGGGTAGAGACCACCTTCTACTACAGAAGTCAGTACACCAGATACCTGCTTGTGAGCCTCTCTGTCAACAAGAACGAGGGCAAGTGACAGGCTCTGCACATCAGATGCACCTGCCCAGACTTTGACACAGGGAGGGGAAGCCCAGGAGGAACTTTCTTTAGCAATGGTGACAGCTGTAGAGAGATGGTCCCTGGAATTGGGAGCAGAAGCACAGGTGGTAGCAACCAGCATCCATGACACCTGCAATCAGAACTGCAAGTGGCACCACCTAGTACTTGGTGGCAGCAGCATCGGTTTCCTCATTAGCTGGTTCTGAAGCATGATTTGGGGCACTGTTACCAGATGAGTTGTCTTCTAAGCCTGGTTTATTAGTTCTCCAGAGGAGCAGAAGCAATGGAATATATACAACcttatatatatatggagagagagagaggtattttaaattttgaggaaTTGGCACATGTGAGTTTGGAGGCTTGTCAAGTCCACAATCTTCAGGGTAGTCCAGCAGACTGGAGACCTATGGAAGAATTAATGCTGTGGTTTGAGTGTAAAGCCAATCTGTTAGCAGAATTTCCTCTTGCATGAAGAAGTGTCTTTTTCTATTagggccttcaactgattagaaAACACCCACTCACAGTGTGgaggataatctgctttactcagagtcTACTGATGTAAATGCtcatctcatctaaaaaataccttcacagaaacatctattGTAATGTTAGACCAAATACATTGTTACCTTGTAAAGTTGTCCCATAAAATTACCCATCACACCTGGCTATTTAGCTTTCTAGTGATTTGGAGAGATGCTCactatgtacatatattttttggcAGCAGCTGATGCAAGGATCGAACCCTGGTTGTTGGTGTTAGTAGCATCACGCTCAAgtcaactgaactaaccagccagccccatttttgtttttaagttttattgaagtgaaatttacataacatagaATGAACCACCTTAAAGTGAACAATTccgtggcatttagtacattcataacATTGTGCGGTTATCACCTCCATCTGGTTCCAACACATTTCCATCACCATGAAAGGAAGCCCCCTACCAagtagcagtcactccccatttccccctttcGCCAAGTCCCTACCAATGACCAATATGCTGCTACCTCTATAGGTTTGCCTGTTAGgtgtattttatataaaaggaatcCTACAATGTATGATcattttgtctggcttctttcactcagcataatggtTTTGAGGTTTATCTACATTGTAACATGAATCAGGACTTTAATCTTTTATATGGCTCAATAAATTCCAGTGTGTGTATGTACAAATTGTTTATCCACCCATTCATTGATAGGCTCAATGTTCTTTTAATGAAGTCCTTTTCTGCTAAAATTAGCCACAGTTGGTTTCTGTTATTTTGCAACTGAGAACCCTAAGCAAAAAATGCTAGAATATAGCCCATCACCAGGAAATACCTCATCCCAGAATGTAAAATCATAAGGGTTTTCTCCAACAAGTATCTTCTCCTCTCTGTGTATTTGCTTCCTTAGCTCCTCTCTCGGCCCATGTGATGTGAATCAGGCAGGCATCAGATGATGGACTGATGCATTCCAGCCAATCCACGTGGTGACATGGCCTGGCCGTTCCTCAGTCCTGGTTCCAAATTGTCTGGTCCAAGCAGCCATGGTGAAGGGGAAGGAAGGTTTTATAAATATGAATCCTGGGGCTTCTAAATCACACCATGCTGTGCTCTCCTGGAGAAAACTTGCCTTTGAATGAAGCTACCCTTTACCCCAAACATGTCCATAGGTTGGGTCCATCTCAGTAATGTGCTGTTaacattctcatctgtaaatggagaaGACGCGGCATCACTCATCTTGTCCAAGGTTAACGAGACATAAGAAAGCAAGGGTTACAAAAAATACAAGTATAGCCCCAGGTCTGAGCAAAGATAGTGGAATGAAAAATGATCTAATGATTGAATTTCCATATCGACGGTTACAGTTCTGATCAAGGTGAAGAGGCTTGTCTTCCAGGGAAATTTGTCTGGAATTAGTCTCCATCCAGGTGgcttcatttctaatattttaatcttttgacCCAAGAGTTACATCTAATCCTTAGATACTACTCTATGCCATCATTGTTTGGTCCAAAGGGACAAAAAAGTGGGTAAGGCaattattctctttttgtctctaaTGAGCCTCTTAGAGAATCTGGTCCCCATGGCCAAGGAGGCTCCTGTAAACACTAGGTCTGTGGTTGCCACAATGAGTCACACGTGTAAACCGTGAACCCCTGCTCCTCCTCGCCCAGGACCTGCCTATGTTTCCAGGACAGTCCGATCCCTGCTATAAAGAGAAGCACTGGGCAGTTGTGCAGGAGTGAGAACACCTGACAGCAGGAGCACCAACCTCCTCCAGGTGAGGTGCAGCCACGGAGACATCGATACTTGTCTATTAAGATGGGAAGTTCTTTTAGGAACGTCCTTTTTTGCATCTTCCAGATACAGGAAATAATAGCAAGAGCCCTGAATGTACCAGTGGTCACCTGAGATGAACTCAGTACTAATCAACTGTCTTCCTTGTCTCTTTAAAAGCTACTAAGgggttgggtgggtggagggaaaaCTGGAAAACATAAGCAGAGGTACATATACTAGAGTCAGGCTGTGTATATGTCTGTGAGTTTTTCAAcgttaaatatagaaaataagaatCAATCCATCCTGCAAGAAAAGCATTAGAACCGACCACTGGCAATTGGAAGTGCAGGTGGGGTGGGCACATCTTGTTTCAGCAACTCTATAATGTGATTTGCACACATGGTCCTGCCTGGAACCTGACAACATCTTAACCATCCCTGTCTAGGTTTCTGAATTCGCTGCCTCTTCAGCCAGCTCAGAGCCATGAGAAGGACAAACCAGTCGCGCGTCTCCGAGTTCCTCCTCCTGGGACTCTccaggcagccccagcagcagcagctcctctTCGTGCTCTTCTTGAGCATGTACCTGGTCACGGTCCTGGGAAACCTGCTCATCGTCCTGGCCATCAGTACTGACTCCCGCctgcacacccccatgtacttcttcctcagcAACCTGTCCTTCGTGGACATCTGCTTCTCCTCCACCACTGTCCCCAAGATGCTGGCCAACTACATACTTGGCAGCCACAGCATCTCCTTCTCTGGGTGTCTCACGCAGatgtattttctctgtgtgtttgctGACATGGACAATTTCCTTCTGgctgtgatggcctatgaccgcttcATTGCCATATGCCACCCGTTGCATTACAGAGCAAAGATGACCCATCAGCTCTGTGCCCAGCTGGTCACTGGATCGTGGGTCCTTGCCCACATGAATGGTCTGTTGCACACCCTGCTGTTGGCTC comes from Cynocephalus volans isolate mCynVol1 chromosome 6, mCynVol1.pri, whole genome shotgun sequence and encodes:
- the LOC134379777 gene encoding olfactory receptor 1F1-like, yielding MRRTNQSRVSEFLLLGLSRQPQQQQLLFVLFLSMYLVTVLGNLLIVLAISTDSRLHTPMYFFLSNLSFVDICFSSTTVPKMLANYILGSHSISFSGCLTQMYFLCVFADMDNFLLAVMAYDRFIAICHPLHYRAKMTHQLCAQLVTGSWVLAHMNGLLHTLLLAQLSFCADNVIPYFFCDMNALLKLSCSDTQLNELMLLTEAALIMIAPFVCILASYVHISCAVLRVPSTRGRWKAFSTCGSHLAVVSLFYGTIIALYFNPSSSHSAEKDIVATVMYTVVTPMLNPFIYSLRNRDFKGVLGKVFVKKTFSV